agggaaaggaaaagctctgTTTCTCTCTTGCACGGAGGTTTGGAGGAGGAGACAGTAGCCTGCCAGGGGCCAAGACAGGGCAGGCAGAGTTCTCAGAGAAGACTGGGGGAACAGTCCTGCCATTCTCTCTCCGGAAGCAACGGAAAAACCAGAAGTACTTGCGACTGTCAAGGAAGAAGTTCCCCCGCATGGCAAGTCTGGAGAACCGAAACTGCAGGCATGAGTTCTTCTTGAATGATGCGGTAGACCTGGAGGCCCAGCAAAGCCCTGAGGACTGGGAGGCCGTGCAGCACACCAGCAAAGAAGGTAAGGCCAGCCAGCCCTTGACTGAGAAGTTCTGAGGCATGAGAAGGATGCTATACAAGCTGCCTCCTTGCTCGCCTCGTCCTGGGATTGTGGTTGAGGTCAGATCCTCAGAGCATCTCTTGCTGGCTCACATTGTggctttcatttctgcagatttctttCCTGGTTGGATGACTGTAGTTTTTGAGCGCTGTCACTTCTTTGTAGTCTTAAATCAGCAACACTACTCCCAGTGTtagaaaacatgcagaagttACTAGAAGTTAATGCTGTGTTCTGATTTCCTTCTGGCAGAGGTGACAGTGACCTCTGCCTTTGCCCACACACCCGCATGTGTTTTGTCTGTTGCTCGTGTTAAAGGAGCTTACTTGGTCTTGGGCAGGCTCTGACATTGGCACTCCTCTCCTGGTGCTGCTCTAAGAGCAAACAGGAATGTCCTTAGGAACCCACATTACATTCCTTCtgccccctccttccctttcctctctaCACCCCACATCCTCTCTAAAGCCTATTGCTGTAGAGCTTATGTGAGAGGGGGGTGAAAGAGATAAGTGAGGATGGTAACTCCTGCCTGATCCTGCTGAGTAGGTAGCATGAGTGTAGGCATGGGAGATGGCCTGGCACATTTGGCATTTTGGGGAGGGATGCCATCCTCTTGTGCAGGAGGGCTGTGGGATGTGTACGTTGCTCTGAGTTACCAGGGAAACTCTATCCTTGCATTATTAGAGCTTCTGAAGGCGTAAGGCTTCCTGAGGAGTGGAAAACAAGGGCTTGTGCTGCTTGTAGTAGTTAAGAGAATCCTGTTGCTCCATGCTGGGAGTAGTAGCCAGCCAGGCTGGATTAGGCAGGATTTTGGGGAGAACACAGTGTCCAGGGAATCAGCACTATCCCCTCTTCTTTCAGACAGGGACTAGAACAGCACCTGAAATCCAAGGAGGAAGCAGTGGGGCAAGTATAGAGGAACCCAGAGTCACATACTGTCAACAGGCAAATGTGTGGGGCTGTTTTCACTAGAAGAACTGGCCTCTAAGGCATTTGGGGATCTGAAAGGTGAATGGCACTGGGAGATACATAAAATGGCTTTTGTTCTCCCTTGATGCATGGCATGTGTGGAATTCTAGGTGGTTTTAGGGTTATACACCTCAAGTGTGACAAGAAGCCATAAATAACCTTTTAAGAGTACATTCCCCATATTCTTTGCCCAGCTTGACATAACAAGGTATGGTACAGGTGTGGTGGCAGAGGGATGGTATGTTTTACTTCCTTTCTCTGCCTATTTTTGTGGCTGTCTCTGGGACCTAGGGGTGGTGAGATTTTGGATGGGAGACGGACTGTTAATTATCAGTGCCAAAGGGCAGAAATATTTGGGTTTCCCATGAAGCTATTGGGAAGTGAAGGAAGAACATGAGAAATTGAGAGCAGCCTCTCTGTGAAGTAATAATCACATTTTGTAGCCAGGCTGCATTACGGATGTAATATGAAGAAGACCCTCAACTTCGGATCCATTTGGCTCCTGTTAGAGGATCTAAAAGCTTGTGATTTTTGACTTTTCAGGGGGTAGGACATTTGCAAGGTCAGCTTGCTCTTGGGTGAGTGTGTTTAGCTGATAAAGCTGATACAACATGGGTTGAGAAGGAGACGCTGGGGAAGTGTGGATGGCTGGAGGTGCTGGGTGGTGTTACTGCATGCTGTCAATCTCCATGTGGACTGATCCAATGCTGGTGTGTGTCTGAACACCCTTACAACTATCTACTTTTCCCTTTATAACCTTCAGTGATCCTCTGTTTTTCCTTAGCCTCTGAATGGAGGGCTTGCCCTTGCTCTTTCTTGCCTTCTGTGTGCAGACTGAATACAGGCTGATTTCATCCACCATTTGTCAGAAACGAGGCACCGTTTCCatcctcctcttttctctctttctctcccaccTTCACTCCCTCTTACTAACGTGCTCTGTCTGCCTCTCCTTTTGTAGCAGATGTGGATGGCAATCTCCCTTGGATTCCCACTGTGCCCCCCAGCGAAGTGACAGTGACAGACATCACGGCAAACTCCATTACCGTCACTTTCAGAGAAGCACAAGTGGCTGAGGGCTTCTTCCGAGACCGGAGTGCGCAGTTCTgaatcttcatttttcagtgctccCCAAATCTAGTGCTTTTAGAGTGGGGCTAGGGAGGGCTTATTTTACCCCTTAAGAAAAAAGATCCAAAACGTCTCAGAATGTTTACAgagacctttttttcttctcctttttcccctttcagatacgcaaaaaaaaaaaaaggcagcatggggggggggggggtgttatTGCTTTGTCCATCTGAAAAACTGACAGCCCTTTCCCTGGCAAAGACTCCCCTCCTAGATGTCAAAGCAGCAAGCTGAACCATTTGGCTTTTATGCTGCTAAGTGGCAGCAGCTGCATTTGTGGGGAGAGGGTATGTGGAGGTGGAAAGAGAGCTAGGCCTCTAGCTTGCTGCCTTGTTCTGCAATTGATATCCTTTGGATAAAGACATTTCTCTGTGCATTGCTCTTcccaccttcctcctccctctcttcaTGCAGCACTGAGAGACGATGGATCCTACCTGTGTAGATAACTACAGCCTGTTAAGACTTTCTCTCCAGTGCTGTTTTACTTGGGGCCTGCTGTCAGGACTTCAGAACCGTATTTGCCTGTCTGTGGTAAGTAAGGCTGTGCAGCGCAGCAGGTCCGTGTAGACAGCAGAGGTTTCTCTGATTGTTGGTCatacaggaaagacaaaaacGTGTGTCTGAAATGTAAATTGGCTAACTAAATTCATTTTGCCCTCGTTAAAAGCCCAGAAACCCAGCATAGTTGAGGCATACCTCAACTAACTGTCTATGCTAAACAACATTTCCAGGCTCGTCTGTGTTGTGTGAGAAATGTGTTATGAAAAGTGGGGTTGTTCCTATCTTCTGCCAAATTCTGGCTTAATGACAAATGCTGCCCTGAATCTGTGATGGTAGTTGGTTGAAATCTGACTCTCCTTTCATGGAAGGAGGGGCCAGTAAGACAACTGAAGCATTGCCTGGCACTGCAAAGATATTCAAGATACTGGCACAGGCCCAGGACACAGAAATTGGACAGAATTGAGCTAGAAATGGACCTTGATTAGTGGTAAATTCTGTTCTTGGATGCTATTGGGAGATCCAAGGTAAACAACATGCGGAGAAGTCATGCATTAGAGTAGGAGGGGGTGGGGTTGGGGAATCATAATTCTTAGCAAGGAGAATGCTTGGATTGTACTGTCTGAGTAATATTCTTCCATGACTCCAGTCTCCTCACAGTATCTGTGATCCTGTACTTCTTTACTGGTGGAAACTTCCCCTTGGAAGGCTTAAAACTTTGCCAAGGAAAGTGGTCTGCATTTCAATAGACCCTGCCTGATCTTGCACTTAAAAATGCCTCATGCTGGACTGCCTGTGACGCTTTGAGGTATTtgaagaaatgctgtattttgagTTGGTAGCTTAGCATAGCATTTGTTCCTGCGCGTGCGtattctgttccattttcttgaaatcaaattttatttaagtaacttaaatttttaaatacaaacattttcctaTGGAAAGCAAGAGAAGTAAGCTACAGTCTGAGGTGGGAACTGCCAGAGAGAGCTGCAGGGTTACGCTGGCTGTCATGATTGCCATCCTTAACTTCTTTGTTCCCTCTTTCCACTGCacacaaagcatttatttcctgCTATATTTATTCTGGATGAAACTATGAGCCTTCTGAGCTCGGAGGTATAGGCATCTGTGGAATTGGGCAGTGTGCAGCAGTTCCTTTGAAAGGCTTTGCCTGCTGGCTTACGGAGTTTGGGAGTTCTGGGACTTCTGGTCAtcaaacatctgctttttgcAAAATGCTTGGGCTGCCCCCTGAAGCTTTTATTAAAAGCAGGTTTTACCTCAGATAGGATGTGACAGGTCAGTGCAGACTTAAGATTTCCCCTTCTATCTCAAAGCTGTTCAAGTAGGCCAGTCTTCCACTGTGTCACGGCATTTTCAGGACCATGGGGAAGATCCTGAATGTCTGAACTAACCTTTTGTCTCCCAGATAAGCGACATGGAAGTTTAATTATGGAGAAATCAGAGAGGGCGAGAAGTGAAGGGGGGGATAATTATGTAGTGAAAGGAAGAGTGAGCAGGAAAGAAGCTTAGAACAGCTAGCAAGGGCAAACTGATGAGGTAAGCATACAGGCCCAAGATGTGGGTGTCTGGAGCAAGGCTTCCAAATCTGGAATTGTATCACATAAATaggtttgctttcttctgcagtgtGTGAGGTTGCACGGTGTCACTCACTGTCACaccctacacacacacacacatcccccTCTTCCTGACATTTGCCAAACAGGCAGAATACGTTCATCTTCCTTCTTACTGTGACCTGTGGGCATTTAGTGTGGCTGAGTCTGCTCACCAGGATTGCAGTAGATCAGGTAGTCAGTTATAGAAACGCAATATTTTAGCTCGTTTGGGGAAAATTCTTGAACTCCAGCTCATCGTGCTGAATCTTCATGGCATTTATGggatctgttttctttaatgcagTTACTGCCACCTTTGTCTTCATCACGTTGCACAAGCACACCAAAATCCTTCCTACTAATTAAGGTTCCTGTCATCAGCTGGCCCTGGAAGCAGTACCAATCCCTTGGCAGGAAGGAGCTTGTCATAGAAAACCAGTTCTCcatcctctgctttttcttccactcACCAGCTGagacttttcagtgttttgttttggcatttCTCTTTAAACATCTTTTCGTTCTCTTACAG
The sequence above is a segment of the Excalfactoria chinensis isolate bCotChi1 chromosome 1, bCotChi1.hap2, whole genome shotgun sequence genome. Coding sequences within it:
- the CBX7 gene encoding chromobox protein homolog 7 isoform X3; translated protein: MELSAIGEQVFAVESIRKKRVRKGKVEYLVKWKGWPPKYSTWEPEDHILDPRLVVAYEEKEERDRASGYRKRGPKPKRLLLQQRKNQKYLRLSRKKFPRMASLENRNCRHEFFLNDAVDLEAQQSPEDWEAVQHTSKEDVDGNLPWIPTVPPSEVTVTDITANSITVTFREAQVAEGFFRDRSAQF
- the CBX7 gene encoding chromobox protein homolog 7 isoform X4 — translated: MELSAIGEQVFAVESIRKKRVRKGKVEYLVKWKGWPPKYSTWEPEDHILDPRLVVAYEEKEERDRASGYRKRGPKPKRLLLQRLYGMDLRSAHKGKEKLCFSLARRFGGGDSSLPGAKTGQAEFSEKTGGTVLPFSLRKQRKNQKYLRLSRKKFPRMASLENRNCRHEFFLNDAVDLEAQQSPEDWEAVQHTSKEADVDGNLPWIPTVPPSEVTVTDITANSITVTFREAQVAEGFFRDRSAQF
- the CBX7 gene encoding chromobox protein homolog 7 isoform X1 produces the protein MELSAIGEQVFAVESIRKKRVRKGKVEYLVKWKGWPPKYSTWEPEDHILDPRLVVAYEEKEERDRASGYRKRGPKPKRLLLQRLYGMDLRSAHKGKEKLCFSLARRFGGGDSSLPGAKTGQAEFSEKTGGTVLPFSLRKQRKNQKYLRLSRKKFPRMASLENRNCRHEFFLNDAVDLEAQQSPEDWEAVQHTSKEDVDGNLPWIPTVPPSEVTVTDITANSITVTFREAQVAEGFFRDRSAQF
- the CBX7 gene encoding chromobox protein homolog 7 isoform X2 → MELSAIGEQVFAVESIRKKRVRKGKVEYLVKWKGWPPKYSTWEPEDHILDPRLVVAYEEKEERDRASGYRKRGPKPKRLLLQQRKNQKYLRLSRKKFPRMASLENRNCRHEFFLNDAVDLEAQQSPEDWEAVQHTSKEADVDGNLPWIPTVPPSEVTVTDITANSITVTFREAQVAEGFFRDRSAQF